Proteins from a genomic interval of Myxococcales bacterium:
- the queG gene encoding tRNA epoxyqueuosine(34) reductase QueG, whose protein sequence is MKQAARDCGFALAGLARAEPLPPEPLMRWLAAGYAADLTWMAETAAARLDPSRVQPGIRAVLALAIPYHRPADEVSSLARYARGRDYHYTHRDRLKRLRKRLLQLDPGLWSYACVDTGHVMERPWAVRAGLGWVGKNGCLINPELGSWLTLSVMFLNRDVDAYDTPGEDLCGSCDRCLKACPTEAFPEPRVVDARKCIAYHSIENRGAVPRDVRPGFRAGAFGCDICQEVCPYNRRPVPSLQDPAGAARPLSAWPLEALATLSREDWERLSPGTALPRIGYVGLRRNAVLALGAARKTAARTLLEALRHDPEPQVAEAADWALARLLQRTETLRAATESAEAASASPPRRPPGQGR, encoded by the coding sequence GTGAAACAGGCGGCCCGCGATTGCGGCTTCGCCCTGGCCGGCCTCGCGCGGGCCGAGCCGCTGCCCCCCGAGCCGCTCATGCGGTGGTTGGCAGCCGGCTACGCGGCGGATCTGACGTGGATGGCCGAAACTGCGGCGGCCCGGCTCGACCCCAGCCGCGTGCAGCCCGGGATTCGGGCTGTGCTGGCCCTCGCGATCCCCTACCACCGACCGGCTGACGAGGTGAGTTCCCTCGCCCGCTACGCACGTGGGCGGGACTATCACTACACGCACCGCGATCGGCTCAAGCGCCTGCGCAAGCGCCTTTTGCAGCTGGATCCCGGGCTGTGGAGCTACGCCTGCGTCGACACGGGCCACGTGATGGAGCGCCCCTGGGCGGTACGCGCGGGGCTTGGATGGGTCGGCAAGAACGGTTGTCTCATCAACCCCGAGCTTGGATCATGGCTCACGTTGAGCGTGATGTTCCTGAACCGTGACGTCGACGCCTACGACACGCCCGGAGAGGATCTCTGCGGCAGCTGTGACCGTTGCCTAAAGGCCTGCCCCACCGAGGCGTTTCCCGAACCTCGCGTCGTGGACGCGCGCAAGTGCATCGCCTACCACAGCATCGAGAACAGAGGTGCTGTCCCGCGCGACGTGCGCCCCGGCTTCCGCGCCGGCGCCTTCGGCTGCGACATCTGCCAGGAGGTGTGTCCCTACAACCGTCGCCCTGTGCCCTCGTTGCAGGACCCGGCGGGGGCGGCACGACCCCTCTCCGCATGGCCCCTCGAAGCGCTCGCAACTCTTTCGCGCGAAGACTGGGAGCGCCTGAGCCCCGGAACGGCTCTGCCCCGCATCGGGTACGTCGGCCTCCGAAGAAACGCGGTGCTGGCCCTCGGAGCTGCCCGTAAAACGGCGGCACGGACACTGCTCGAGGCGCTGCGCCACGATCCCGAACCGCAGGTGGCCGAGGCGGCAGACTGGGCGCTCGCGCGGCTTTTGCAGCGGACCGAGACGCTGCGGGCCGCGACCGAGTCCGCCGAAGCTGCGAGCGCCTCGCCTCCTCGCCGCCCACCAGGTCAGGGGCGGTAA
- a CDS encoding HEAT repeat domain-containing protein encodes MPTRDELEAKERADRALRAGQAAEALGLYRSLLSRVAVFEPGLYESWLEGALGAYRALKMPRAVGFIQLALRRFTEVEAALQVATDPVPWALALARQGRRREAAQGLARAGLWVLAARELETAGDLPGARTLWEKLERDPRLRRRPYETALVYLMLARLERALGEEDAAGQHLCQAVSRLEALADEYESGGQRERAFDCYLLILRVGQGPGGAFENLAEGYVNAIRILVADGQRDFALQYMDDFMTAAAKRMEFHAAATIALDAADYSRRHGLAFEQDFLRKAVDLWCAAAAQGLSQAQAPELAENALAAALDAATSLGDGPLMGKVYEDLAKLPLDPARTARYASLAERYAGAVQSAAPLAALPAAFKSAGAYQDIAWQDLVEWELDGNVEATLSVVVVERTDHVRFVRAALLALLTAVTEPRWLEVPDAARVVIAGLGDVEVYEVLAPLERLARHAAPEVRAAVMGAVGRVLCKRSFATIRAGLEDPDERVRSESRRALRGLHFRDGLEPLARILREAGDPLVREAALAAIADVPILEAALVLLDVIREEEGPLRSLAVERLSTFPSLGLAPHVRAHAEVATGGARQSLLAVLSALEAYRP; translated from the coding sequence GTGCCCACACGTGACGAACTCGAGGCTAAGGAGCGCGCCGACCGTGCGCTGCGGGCCGGGCAAGCGGCCGAGGCCCTTGGCCTTTACCGAAGCTTGCTTTCACGCGTGGCCGTCTTCGAGCCGGGCCTTTACGAAAGCTGGCTCGAGGGCGCGCTCGGCGCTTACCGCGCTTTGAAGATGCCGCGGGCGGTGGGCTTCATTCAGCTTGCGCTGCGGCGGTTCACGGAGGTCGAGGCGGCCCTGCAGGTGGCAACGGACCCCGTGCCGTGGGCGCTGGCGCTCGCCCGCCAAGGACGTCGCCGCGAGGCCGCCCAGGGACTCGCGCGGGCAGGGTTGTGGGTGCTTGCGGCGCGGGAGCTCGAAACGGCGGGTGACCTGCCCGGGGCCCGCACGTTGTGGGAAAAGCTCGAGCGGGATCCGCGGCTTCGCCGCCGGCCTTACGAAACAGCGCTCGTTTATCTCATGCTCGCGCGCCTGGAACGTGCGCTCGGAGAAGAGGACGCCGCCGGCCAGCACTTGTGCCAGGCGGTGTCTCGCCTCGAGGCGCTGGCCGACGAGTACGAAAGTGGTGGGCAGCGCGAACGCGCCTTCGACTGCTACTTGCTGATCCTGCGGGTGGGGCAGGGGCCAGGAGGTGCCTTCGAGAACCTCGCCGAGGGCTACGTCAACGCGATCCGGATCTTGGTGGCTGACGGCCAACGCGACTTCGCTTTGCAGTACATGGACGATTTCATGACGGCTGCCGCGAAACGCATGGAGTTTCATGCGGCGGCGACGATCGCTCTCGATGCCGCCGACTATAGCCGCCGACATGGTCTGGCCTTCGAGCAAGACTTCCTTCGCAAGGCGGTGGATCTCTGGTGCGCGGCTGCGGCGCAGGGGCTTTCGCAAGCCCAGGCCCCCGAGCTGGCCGAAAACGCGCTGGCTGCGGCGCTGGACGCCGCGACTTCGCTCGGCGACGGCCCCCTCATGGGGAAGGTCTACGAGGACCTGGCGAAGCTGCCTCTCGATCCGGCGCGCACCGCCCGGTACGCAAGCCTTGCCGAGCGTTACGCGGGGGCGGTGCAAAGCGCGGCGCCTCTTGCCGCCCTGCCTGCGGCGTTCAAGAGCGCGGGCGCTTATCAAGACATCGCCTGGCAGGACCTCGTCGAGTGGGAACTCGACGGAAACGTCGAGGCGACCCTGTCGGTGGTGGTCGTCGAGCGCACCGACCACGTGCGTTTCGTACGTGCGGCGCTCCTGGCCCTGCTGACCGCCGTCACCGAGCCACGCTGGCTCGAGGTGCCGGACGCTGCGCGCGTGGTGATCGCGGGGCTTGGTGACGTGGAGGTCTACGAGGTCTTGGCGCCGCTCGAGCGCCTCGCCCGGCATGCTGCCCCCGAGGTGCGCGCGGCGGTGATGGGAGCCGTGGGGCGCGTCCTGTGCAAACGCAGCTTCGCCACCATTCGCGCCGGGCTCGAGGATCCGGACGAGCGGGTGAGAAGCGAATCGCGCCGGGCCCTTCGAGGGCTTCATTTCCGAGACGGGCTCGAGCCCCTGGCCCGCATTCTGCGTGAGGCCGGCGACCCCCTCGTGCGCGAGGCCGCGCTGGCTGCGATCGCGGACGTGCCCATTCTCGAGGCGGCGCTGGTGCTCCTCGACGTCATTCGCGAGGAAGAGGGGCCGCTGCGCAGCCTGGCTGTGGAACGCCTCTCCACCTTCCCCAGCCTGGGCCTGGCGCCCCACGTGCGGGCCCACGCGGAGGTGGCCACCGGCGGGGCTCGGCAGAGCCTGCTCGCGGTGTTGAGCGCGCTCGAGGCTTACCGCCCCTGA
- the folD gene encoding bifunctional methylenetetrahydrofolate dehydrogenase/methenyltetrahydrofolate cyclohydrolase FolD has translation MSARLIDGKGLAARIRTALKDETEALSRAGTQPGLAVVLVGDDPASHVYVRNKTKACAEIGFRAFDHHLPATTSEPELLALVQALNADAAVDGILVQLPLPAHIDSRKVLLTIDPRKDVDGFHPDNLGRMLMGEPRFVPCTPAGVMRLLEDAQVPLEGARAVVLGRSNIVGKPAAMLLTAANATVTLCHSKTRDLAELVRSADVLVAAIGRARFVEGSWIKPGAVVIDVGMNRDEDGKLCGDVDTDAAAVHAAAITPVPGGVGPMTIAMLMESTLASARRRAAGRNG, from the coding sequence ATGTCGGCACGCCTCATCGATGGCAAGGGACTCGCGGCGCGCATCCGCACCGCTCTCAAAGACGAAACCGAGGCTCTGTCCCGCGCGGGCACCCAGCCGGGTCTCGCTGTGGTGTTGGTGGGCGACGATCCCGCGAGCCATGTCTACGTTCGCAACAAGACCAAGGCCTGCGCCGAAATCGGCTTTCGCGCGTTCGACCACCATTTGCCTGCGACGACCTCCGAACCCGAGCTTCTCGCGCTGGTCCAGGCGCTCAATGCTGACGCCGCGGTCGATGGCATCCTCGTGCAGCTGCCCCTGCCAGCCCACATCGACAGCCGCAAGGTGCTCTTGACGATTGACCCCCGCAAGGACGTGGATGGCTTCCACCCCGATAACCTGGGGCGCATGCTCATGGGAGAGCCCCGCTTCGTGCCCTGCACCCCCGCCGGGGTGATGCGGCTTCTCGAGGACGCGCAGGTTCCGCTCGAGGGGGCCCGGGCCGTGGTTCTCGGGCGCTCGAACATCGTGGGCAAGCCCGCGGCCATGTTGCTCACGGCTGCCAACGCCACGGTGACCCTTTGCCACTCGAAGACGCGCGACTTGGCCGAGCTGGTGAGGTCGGCGGACGTTCTGGTGGCGGCGATCGGTCGGGCCCGGTTCGTCGAGGGCAGTTGGATCAAGCCCGGTGCGGTGGTCATCGACGTGGGCATGAACCGCGACGAAGACGGCAAGCTTTGCGGTGACGTCGATACGGACGCGGCGGCCGTCCATGCAGCGGCCATCACGCCGGTGCCGGGGGGCGTAGGGCCCATGACGATCGCCATGCTGATGGAAAGCACCTTGGCGTCGGCGCGCCGGCGGGCGGCCGGCCGCAACGGGTAG
- the gap gene encoding type I glyceraldehyde-3-phosphate dehydrogenase, producing MATRIAINGFGRIGRLVFRALYSQGLFGKDFEVVAVGDIVPADNLSYLLKYDSVQGRFEGEAGFKSDEVLTVDGKEVKVVSARTPAELPWKDLGVDVVIESTGLFVDKEKAQGHIDAGAKKVIISAPGKNEDITVVMGVNEEKYDPKAHHVVSNASCTTNCLAPLVHVVLKEGFGLTEGLMTTVHSYTATQKTVDGPSRKDWKGGRSAAINIIPSSTGAAKAVGLVLPQVKGKLSGMAFRVPTPTVSVVDLTFKTEKATSLKELNAALKGASETYLQGILGYTDEEVVSSDFIHDKRSSIYDAGSSIELNPNFFKLVSWYDNEWGYSNRVVDLLKYMVAKGL from the coding sequence ATGGCTACGCGAATTGCAATCAATGGTTTCGGGCGGATTGGCCGCCTGGTCTTCCGCGCTCTGTACAGCCAGGGGCTGTTCGGTAAGGACTTCGAGGTCGTGGCCGTGGGCGACATCGTCCCCGCCGACAATCTCTCTTACCTTCTCAAGTACGACTCGGTCCAGGGTCGCTTCGAGGGTGAGGCCGGCTTCAAGTCGGACGAGGTGCTCACGGTCGACGGCAAAGAGGTGAAGGTCGTCAGCGCCCGCACCCCGGCGGAGCTTCCCTGGAAAGATCTCGGCGTCGACGTCGTGATCGAGTCGACGGGCTTGTTCGTCGACAAGGAAAAGGCTCAGGGGCACATCGATGCGGGCGCCAAGAAGGTCATCATCTCCGCCCCCGGCAAGAACGAAGACATCACGGTCGTGATGGGCGTCAACGAGGAAAAGTACGACCCGAAGGCGCACCACGTGGTCTCGAACGCGAGCTGCACCACGAACTGCCTGGCGCCTCTCGTGCACGTGGTCCTCAAAGAGGGCTTCGGTCTGACCGAAGGTCTCATGACCACCGTCCACTCGTACACGGCGACCCAGAAGACGGTCGACGGCCCGAGCCGTAAGGACTGGAAGGGGGGCCGCAGCGCCGCCATCAACATCATCCCGTCCTCCACCGGTGCCGCCAAGGCCGTGGGGCTCGTGCTGCCGCAGGTGAAAGGCAAGCTGTCCGGCATGGCCTTCCGCGTGCCTACCCCCACCGTCTCCGTGGTCGACTTGACCTTCAAGACCGAGAAGGCCACCAGCCTCAAGGAGCTGAACGCGGCTCTCAAGGGCGCCAGCGAGACCTACCTTCAGGGGATCTTGGGCTACACGGATGAAGAGGTCGTTTCGAGCGACTTCATCCATGACAAGCGTTCGAGCATCTACGATGCGGGCTCGTCCATCGAGCTGAACCCGAACTTCTTCAAGCTGGTCAGCTGGTACGACAACGAGTGGGGCTACTCGAACCGCGTGGTCGACCTGCTCAAGTACATGGTGGCCAAGGGCCTCTAA